One region of Tumebacillus amylolyticus genomic DNA includes:
- a CDS encoding DUF2515 family protein translates to MFNRVYESCLAFCKRLRARVLGFSNAAEVRQIRRRLQDCLDKGPQVVPDPATLTAEDRELYERIRSETDRLNRNNVTRTQAYWEYYKRVPELHWALLAHMVSRNGGYNMTDLRGDLLSRVLEGEEAERFFQFLERANFLIFGDAYPQLLLYEASRDAGRPLFHLLPYFGVSQFAGLVWERFWETNDSELLTMALVVNEQNYIEQRVVRNPKYRPVIRSFEFAAQTLLNLTQVVFPFDSSTQKPDVQLAGVTVATFLSLTERIDTGRRLYAILFGRSEVYEGVMSWAERTPHTASRMDYWPHLYANQATERPVERYRPRINGLFLKKGASPFHSPSLEDVWPDVRDPEPAGGHDWCGSAEAAEELFGTRPANDFNLTVAYGKTLALLEKAVAAETWWDEEKKNRD, encoded by the coding sequence ATGTTCAACCGCGTGTACGAGAGCTGTCTCGCGTTTTGCAAGCGTCTTAGGGCGCGGGTGCTCGGCTTCTCCAATGCGGCGGAAGTTCGCCAAATTCGCCGCCGACTTCAAGACTGTTTGGATAAAGGCCCGCAGGTAGTCCCCGACCCTGCCACACTCACGGCGGAAGACCGTGAATTGTACGAGCGCATCCGTTCGGAGACCGATCGGCTCAACCGCAACAACGTAACGCGCACGCAAGCCTATTGGGAGTACTACAAGCGGGTTCCCGAACTGCACTGGGCTTTGCTTGCGCACATGGTCTCCCGCAACGGCGGGTACAACATGACCGACCTGCGCGGGGATTTGCTTTCTCGCGTGTTGGAGGGAGAGGAAGCGGAGCGTTTTTTTCAATTTCTGGAGCGGGCGAATTTCTTGATCTTCGGAGATGCGTACCCGCAGTTGTTGCTCTATGAAGCGAGCCGTGACGCAGGGCGGCCGCTTTTTCACCTGTTGCCGTACTTTGGGGTTTCGCAGTTTGCAGGTCTTGTGTGGGAGCGTTTCTGGGAGACGAACGATTCGGAGTTGCTGACGATGGCGCTCGTCGTGAACGAGCAGAATTACATCGAGCAACGCGTCGTCCGCAATCCCAAGTACCGCCCGGTGATCCGCTCGTTTGAATTTGCGGCGCAGACGCTTTTGAACTTGACGCAGGTGGTGTTCCCGTTTGACAGTTCGACGCAGAAGCCTGACGTACAGCTCGCAGGCGTGACGGTGGCGACGTTTCTCTCATTGACGGAGCGAATCGACACGGGGCGGCGGTTGTATGCGATTTTGTTCGGGCGGTCGGAGGTCTACGAGGGGGTCATGTCTTGGGCGGAGCGCACGCCGCACACGGCTTCGAGGATGGATTATTGGCCTCATCTGTACGCCAATCAAGCTACGGAGCGACCCGTTGAACGGTATCGACCACGGATCAACGGCCTTTTTTTGAAAAAAGGAGCCTCGCCGTTCCACTCGCCCTCCTTAGAGGATGTTTGGCCCGATGTCCGCGACCCCGAACCGGCAGGCGGGCACGACTGGTGCGGGAGCGCGGAGGCGGCGGAAGAGCTGTTCGGAACACGCCCTGCGAATGACTTCAACTTGACCGTCGCGTATGGAAAAACGCTCGCGCTCCTCGAAAAAGCGGTCGCCGCCGAAACGTGGTGGGACGAGGAGAAAAAGAACCGCGACTAA
- a CDS encoding cyclase family protein, with product MKKIYDITMSVTAETAPFPGDTPFSLEWVWTMEMGGSCNVSRIVMSPHVGTHGDSPYHYGSTGGKTEEVPLDVYVGEALVVNVPRESGALISREFVEDVMKKAGDGVTRVLFKTDSYPDHTVFNTDFTAIAPEAVLALADLGVRLIGMDTPSVDPADSKTLDAHGAFLQRGVYILENLRLHEVPAGRYELIALPMKIEGSCAAPVRAILRSL from the coding sequence ATGAAGAAGATCTATGACATCACGATGAGCGTAACGGCGGAGACGGCACCGTTCCCCGGCGACACGCCCTTTTCATTAGAATGGGTGTGGACGATGGAGATGGGCGGGAGTTGCAACGTCTCGCGGATCGTCATGAGTCCGCATGTGGGGACGCACGGGGATTCGCCGTATCATTATGGAAGTACCGGCGGCAAGACGGAGGAAGTTCCCTTGGATGTGTATGTAGGGGAAGCGTTGGTCGTAAACGTGCCTCGCGAGTCGGGGGCGTTGATTTCGCGGGAGTTTGTCGAGGACGTGATGAAAAAAGCGGGCGACGGCGTCACGCGGGTGCTGTTCAAGACAGACTCGTACCCCGACCATACCGTGTTCAACACCGACTTCACCGCAATTGCGCCTGAAGCGGTGCTGGCCCTCGCAGACCTCGGTGTCCGACTGATCGGCATGGATACGCCGTCCGTCGACCCCGCCGACAGCAAAACGCTGGACGCACACGGAGCTTTTTTGCAGCGCGGGGTGTATATCTTGGAGAACCTGCGCTTGCATGAAGTCCCCGCCGGGCGCTATGAACTGATCGCGCTCCCGATGAAGATCGAGGGCAGTTGCGCGGCTCCGGTTCGTGCGATCCTCCGCTCTCTGTAA
- a CDS encoding (Fe-S)-binding protein has product MEWIRVVLFLALAGAAGYFSLSAFYKRYQYLMLGAQEDRFDDRDARISGFFKYVIGQGKVLAEPAGIAHAIIFYGFIIISIGALDFFVFHLTGGHHIPGLGSNAFVFLHEMANILVLVSLGIAALRRYIIKPMRLDVTLEAGLIVGMIAFLILTDYAFWGAADALEGHAPGFVAPVVGWLAGSVYAGLSETTLTVTKEIFFWLHSAILFYFAVFIPRSKHLHMVGAMFNTYFRKTDATRPKGRLKKLDLEDESIEEFGVGRIDQFSWRQLLDGYACTECGRCHVNCPATLSGTELSPKYLILKMKDHLLTVGDSLVAQKAGTVSGAAGTQVEVAATAELPMLIGDVYTENEIWACTTCRACEEACPVFNEHVDKIIDMRRYLVLTEGKAEPEVNRAFQNLERQSNEWGQNRKTRGDWAKDMGIQTMAEVDGEVEWLYYVGSSASFDARNQKIAQSFAKLLQEAGINFAILGSEEESDGDTARRLGNEMLYQSLVEANIEIFKEYGVKKIVTTCPHAYNTFKNEYPDFGFELEVVLHHTELLAQLVDEGKLNPTHEVEHTLTFHDSCYLGRYNDIYTAPRYLISIIPGVKLVEMERNRTKSMCCGAGGGGLFKEDTGEQRINVMRTEQAMETGATAIGTACPYCMTMITDGTKAKNVEENLPVYDVVELLSMSVFGTN; this is encoded by the coding sequence ATGGAGTGGATTCGCGTTGTTCTGTTCTTGGCACTGGCCGGAGCGGCAGGGTACTTCAGCTTGTCGGCATTTTACAAGCGCTATCAATACCTCATGCTCGGCGCCCAAGAGGATCGTTTTGACGATCGAGACGCTCGCATCAGCGGCTTCTTCAAATACGTCATCGGTCAAGGCAAGGTCTTGGCGGAACCGGCGGGGATCGCGCATGCGATCATTTTCTACGGCTTTATCATCATTTCGATTGGGGCTTTGGACTTTTTCGTCTTCCATCTGACAGGCGGACATCACATTCCGGGTCTGGGCTCGAATGCGTTTGTCTTCTTGCATGAGATGGCGAACATCCTCGTGCTCGTGTCGCTTGGCATCGCAGCCCTGCGCCGCTACATCATCAAACCGATGCGTCTCGATGTGACCCTCGAAGCGGGTCTGATCGTCGGGATGATCGCGTTCCTGATCTTGACCGACTACGCGTTCTGGGGTGCGGCAGACGCACTTGAAGGCCACGCGCCGGGCTTCGTCGCTCCGGTTGTCGGCTGGCTCGCAGGTTCTGTCTATGCAGGTCTGTCCGAAACGACGCTGACCGTAACCAAAGAGATTTTCTTCTGGCTGCACTCGGCGATTCTGTTCTACTTCGCCGTCTTCATCCCGCGCTCCAAGCATCTGCACATGGTCGGCGCGATGTTCAACACCTACTTCCGCAAAACGGACGCAACCCGTCCGAAGGGCCGTCTGAAAAAGCTCGACCTCGAAGACGAGTCGATCGAAGAATTCGGCGTCGGCCGCATCGATCAATTCTCGTGGCGTCAACTGCTCGACGGCTACGCGTGCACCGAGTGCGGACGTTGCCACGTCAACTGCCCGGCGACTCTGTCCGGCACCGAGCTGTCTCCGAAATACCTGATTCTCAAAATGAAAGACCACCTGCTCACCGTCGGCGACTCGCTCGTCGCACAAAAAGCAGGCACCGTCTCCGGCGCAGCAGGCACCCAAGTGGAAGTCGCGGCGACCGCGGAACTGCCGATGCTGATCGGCGACGTCTACACCGAGAACGAAATCTGGGCTTGCACCACCTGCCGCGCATGTGAAGAAGCGTGCCCGGTCTTCAACGAACACGTCGACAAAATCATCGACATGCGCCGTTACCTCGTCCTCACCGAGGGCAAGGCAGAGCCGGAAGTCAACCGTGCGTTCCAAAACCTCGAGCGTCAATCCAACGAATGGGGCCAAAACCGCAAGACTCGCGGCGACTGGGCCAAGGACATGGGCATCCAAACCATGGCCGAAGTGGACGGCGAAGTCGAGTGGCTGTACTACGTCGGTTCCTCCGCATCGTTTGACGCACGCAACCAAAAAATCGCCCAGTCCTTCGCGAAGCTGCTCCAAGAAGCAGGCATCAACTTTGCGATCCTCGGCTCCGAGGAAGAATCGGACGGCGACACCGCTCGACGCCTCGGCAACGAAATGCTCTACCAATCGCTCGTCGAAGCGAACATCGAGATCTTCAAAGAGTACGGCGTGAAGAAAATCGTCACGACCTGCCCGCACGCGTACAACACCTTCAAGAACGAATACCCTGACTTCGGCTTCGAACTCGAAGTGGTCCTGCATCATACGGAACTTTTGGCTCAACTGGTGGACGAAGGCAAGCTCAACCCGACTCATGAAGTCGAGCACACCCTGACCTTCCACGATTCCTGCTACTTGGGTCGCTACAACGACATCTACACCGCACCGCGTTACCTGATCTCGATCATCCCGGGCGTCAAGCTCGTCGAGATGGAGCGCAACCGCACCAAGTCGATGTGCTGCGGCGCCGGCGGCGGCGGTCTGTTCAAGGAAGACACCGGCGAACAACGCATCAACGTCATGCGCACCGAGCAAGCGATGGAGACCGGCGCAACGGCGATCGGCACCGCTTGCCCGTACTGCATGACCATGATCACCGACGGCACCAAGGCGAAGAACGTCGAGGAGAACCTCCCCGTGTACGACGTCGTGGAACTGCTCTCCATGTCGGTGTTCGGCACCAACTAA
- a CDS encoding acetyl-CoA C-acetyltransferase: MRKTVIVSSARTPFGKFGGSLSSLTATDLGGIVIKEALSRAGVSGETVDEVIMGMVLQGGAGQIPSRQAAVKAGLSWEVPTQTINKVCASGMRAVTLADQIIRAGDADVIVAGGMESMSNAPYILPKGRFGLRMGDGQIVDLMQYDGLRCAFHDVPMAIHGSVVANEYDISREAQDAWALRSQQRATAAREAGKFAEEIVPVEITGKKGTTLVEHDEAIRPDTTVEGLAALKPVFMKDGSITAGNAPGVNDGAGALVLMSEEKAKEQGMKPLATILGHAQVGQDAPYIATTPGLAIQKLLKKTGYTLEDIDLFEVNEAFAAVTLTSGQLLQWDEEKVNVNGGAVALGHPIGASGARIIGSLIYELRRRGGGLGIAAICSGAAQGDAILIQV; the protein is encoded by the coding sequence ATGCGCAAGACGGTCATTGTTTCTTCCGCACGCACCCCGTTTGGGAAGTTCGGCGGTTCGCTCTCGTCTTTAACCGCAACCGACCTCGGTGGCATCGTGATCAAGGAAGCGCTTTCTCGCGCCGGAGTTTCCGGCGAAACTGTGGACGAAGTGATCATGGGCATGGTTCTCCAAGGCGGGGCCGGTCAGATTCCGTCCCGTCAGGCGGCCGTCAAAGCGGGCCTCTCTTGGGAAGTTCCGACCCAGACGATCAACAAAGTCTGCGCGTCCGGCATGCGGGCCGTCACTCTCGCCGACCAGATCATTCGCGCCGGAGATGCCGATGTCATCGTCGCAGGCGGGATGGAGTCGATGTCCAACGCTCCGTACATTCTGCCGAAGGGTCGTTTCGGGTTGCGCATGGGCGACGGTCAAATCGTAGACCTCATGCAGTACGACGGTCTGCGTTGCGCGTTCCATGACGTTCCGATGGCAATCCACGGTTCGGTCGTCGCCAACGAATACGACATCTCCCGCGAGGCGCAAGATGCGTGGGCGCTGCGCTCGCAACAACGAGCCACCGCTGCACGCGAGGCAGGCAAGTTCGCCGAAGAGATCGTGCCCGTCGAAATTACGGGCAAGAAAGGCACCACCCTCGTCGAACACGACGAAGCGATTCGCCCGGATACAACGGTCGAAGGTCTTGCCGCGCTCAAACCGGTCTTCATGAAGGACGGTTCGATCACCGCAGGCAACGCGCCGGGCGTCAACGACGGTGCGGGCGCATTGGTGCTCATGTCCGAAGAGAAAGCCAAGGAGCAAGGAATGAAACCGCTCGCGACGATCCTCGGCCACGCGCAAGTCGGCCAAGACGCGCCGTACATCGCCACCACACCGGGCCTTGCGATTCAAAAGTTGCTGAAGAAGACAGGATATACCTTGGAAGACATCGACCTCTTCGAAGTCAACGAAGCGTTCGCAGCCGTTACCCTCACCTCGGGCCAACTGCTCCAATGGGATGAGGAGAAAGTCAACGTCAACGGCGGCGCCGTCGCTCTCGGTCATCCGATCGGCGCTTCCGGCGCACGTATCATCGGCTCGCTGATCTACGAACTTCGCCGTCGCGGCGGAGGTCTGGGCATCGCCGCGATCTGCTCCGGTGCCGCACAGGGCGACGCGATCCTCATTCAAGTCTAA
- a CDS encoding 3-hydroxybutyryl-CoA dehydrogenase, with translation MEIRKALVVGAGQMGSGIAQVLAQAGVQVVLNDIKPEFLERGIGVITKNLSRDVEKGRKTEEEKAAVLARILPTTNMGEAHDAQLAIEAATENMEIKKNIFRQMDEVLPAGAILATNTSSLPITEIAAVTSRPELVIGMHFMNPVPVMKLVEIIRGLATTQEVYQSIEDLTKKMEKVPVEVQDFPGFVANRILMPMINEAIYCVYEGVSSVEDVDQVMKLGMNHPMGPLTLADFIGLDTCLAIMEVLHEGFGDSKYRPCPLLRKYVKAGWLGKKTGRGFYQY, from the coding sequence ATGGAAATCCGCAAAGCGCTCGTCGTCGGTGCCGGCCAAATGGGCTCCGGCATCGCACAAGTTTTGGCTCAAGCAGGCGTGCAAGTCGTCCTGAACGACATCAAGCCTGAATTCCTCGAACGCGGCATCGGCGTCATCACCAAGAACCTGTCCCGTGACGTGGAAAAAGGACGCAAAACCGAAGAGGAAAAAGCGGCCGTCCTCGCCCGCATCCTCCCGACCACCAACATGGGCGAAGCGCACGACGCACAACTCGCCATCGAAGCGGCGACCGAGAACATGGAGATCAAGAAAAACATCTTCCGCCAAATGGACGAAGTGCTTCCGGCCGGCGCGATTCTCGCGACGAACACCTCTTCGCTCCCGATCACCGAGATTGCCGCTGTGACCTCCCGCCCGGAGCTCGTCATCGGCATGCACTTCATGAATCCGGTTCCGGTCATGAAGCTCGTCGAGATCATCCGCGGCCTGGCTACGACCCAAGAAGTCTACCAATCCATCGAAGACCTCACCAAGAAAATGGAGAAAGTCCCGGTTGAAGTCCAAGACTTCCCCGGTTTCGTCGCGAACCGCATCTTGATGCCGATGATCAACGAAGCGATCTACTGCGTCTACGAAGGCGTCTCTTCCGTTGAGGACGTAGACCAAGTCATGAAGCTCGGCATGAACCACCCGATGGGTCCGCTGACCCTCGCCGACTTCATCGGTCTCGACACCTGCCTCGCGATCATGGAAGTGCTCCACGAAGGCTTCGGCGATTCCAAATACCGCCCGTGCCCGCTGCTTCGCAAATACGTGAAAGCCGGCTGGCTCGGCAAGAAAACCGGCCGCGGCTTCTACCAGTACTAA
- a CDS encoding enoyl-CoA hydratase-related protein — protein MTYENLLFEVRDHIGFITLNRPKSLNALNSSLLRELGHLLDEIKTNDDIRAVIITGTGEKAFAAGADISEMQPMTAIQGRKFSADGMDSITKLETLPQPTIAAVNGFALGGGCEVVLACDMRIASTNAKFGQPEVNLGVTPGFGATQRLPRLVGAGIAKELLLTGDVIGAERAHQIGLVNHVVEPENLMEKAIEIATKIAGKGQLSVRMTKQGVNEGMNMDVERGLQYETELFALSFSTEDQKEGMQAFLEKRPANFQGK, from the coding sequence ATGACCTACGAAAACTTGCTCTTTGAAGTCCGCGACCACATCGGCTTCATCACGCTCAACCGTCCGAAATCGCTCAACGCGCTGAACTCTTCGCTTTTGCGTGAACTGGGTCATTTGCTCGACGAGATCAAAACCAACGACGACATCCGTGCCGTCATCATCACAGGGACCGGGGAGAAAGCATTCGCCGCCGGTGCCGACATTTCTGAAATGCAACCGATGACCGCCATCCAAGGCCGCAAATTCTCGGCGGACGGCATGGACTCGATCACCAAACTCGAAACCCTGCCGCAACCGACCATCGCAGCGGTCAACGGTTTCGCACTGGGCGGCGGCTGTGAAGTGGTTCTTGCGTGCGACATGCGCATCGCTTCGACCAACGCGAAGTTCGGGCAACCGGAAGTCAATCTCGGCGTGACGCCGGGCTTCGGTGCGACTCAACGCCTGCCGCGCCTCGTCGGAGCGGGTATCGCCAAGGAACTTCTCCTGACCGGAGACGTCATCGGGGCTGAGCGCGCGCACCAGATCGGACTCGTCAACCACGTCGTCGAGCCGGAGAACCTGATGGAAAAAGCGATCGAGATCGCCACCAAGATTGCCGGCAAAGGCCAACTCTCCGTCCGCATGACGAAGCAAGGCGTCAACGAAGGCATGAACATGGACGTCGAACGCGGTCTGCAATACGAGACCGAGCTGTTCGCGCTTTCCTTCTCCACCGAAGACCAAAAAGAAGGCATGCAAGCGTTCCTTGAAAAGCGCCCCGCGAACTTCCAGGGCAAATAA
- a CDS encoding acyl-CoA dehydrogenase, producing MDFQFTKDQRDMQQMVRDFVQNEIAPRAAEIDSTDEFPRELISKMGELGLMGIPIPEEYDGVGADFVSYISAIEEISYGSASVGVILAVHTSVGTYPILNFGTEEQKQKYVSKLATAEKIAAFGLTEPGAGSDASGMRTRAVRDGDNYILNGSKIFITNGEVADIFNVFAVTDPAQGAKGVSAFIVERGTPGFTIGKKEHKMGMNGSGTVELIFDNAVVPASQRLGQEGEGFKIAMSNLDGGRIGIAAQALGIARAAFDFAVEYAKQRTQFNQSISDFQAIQFMIADMATKIEAARLLTYQAASLRQQGLPCGKQASMAKYFASDAAMSVTTDAVQIFGGYGYSKEFPVERLMRDAKVTQIYEGTNQIQRVVVAKNLLK from the coding sequence ATGGATTTCCAATTCACCAAAGACCAGCGCGACATGCAACAGATGGTACGCGACTTTGTGCAAAACGAAATTGCACCGCGTGCTGCAGAGATCGATTCCACCGACGAGTTCCCGCGCGAACTGATTTCGAAAATGGGCGAACTCGGCCTGATGGGCATCCCGATCCCGGAGGAGTACGACGGGGTCGGAGCCGACTTTGTTTCCTACATCTCCGCCATTGAGGAGATTTCCTACGGCAGTGCGTCTGTCGGCGTCATTCTCGCCGTTCATACGTCGGTCGGCACCTACCCGATCTTGAACTTCGGCACCGAGGAGCAGAAGCAAAAGTACGTCTCCAAGCTCGCCACCGCTGAGAAAATCGCCGCCTTCGGTCTCACCGAACCGGGCGCCGGATCGGACGCATCGGGTATGCGCACCCGTGCCGTTCGCGACGGTGACAACTACATCCTCAACGGCTCGAAGATTTTCATCACCAACGGCGAAGTCGCCGACATTTTCAACGTGTTCGCTGTCACCGATCCGGCGCAGGGAGCCAAGGGCGTCTCCGCTTTTATCGTTGAACGGGGCACTCCGGGCTTTACGATTGGGAAAAAAGAGCACAAAATGGGCATGAACGGCTCCGGCACCGTCGAGTTGATTTTCGACAACGCCGTCGTTCCCGCGTCGCAAAGGCTGGGACAGGAGGGCGAAGGCTTCAAGATCGCCATGTCCAACCTCGACGGCGGGCGGATCGGCATCGCAGCGCAGGCGCTCGGGATTGCCCGCGCCGCTTTTGACTTCGCGGTGGAGTACGCCAAGCAACGCACCCAGTTCAACCAGTCGATCTCCGACTTCCAAGCCATTCAGTTCATGATTGCCGACATGGCGACCAAGATCGAAGCGGCGCGCCTCTTGACCTACCAAGCGGCGTCCCTTCGCCAGCAAGGTCTGCCCTGCGGCAAACAAGCGTCGATGGCGAAATACTTTGCCTCCGACGCGGCGATGAGCGTGACCACCGACGCCGTGCAGATTTTCGGCGGATACGGCTACTCTAAGGAATTCCCGGTCGAGCGCCTCATGCGCGACGCCAAAGTCACGCAAATCTACGAAGGCACGAACCAGATTCAGCGTGTCGTCGTTGCCAAGAACCTGCTCAAGTAA
- a CDS encoding acyl-CoA dehydrogenase, protein MNFQLTQDQEDIRKLVRNFALKDVAPTAAERDEKEEFSHEIFKKMAEIGLTGIPWAEEYGGAGMDYVSYVIAVEELSRVCASTGVTLSVQTSLAGWPIHAFGNEEQKQTYLRRLAEGTSIGAYGLTEPGSGTDAGGMRTNAVEKDDHWLLNGSKIFITNGGVADIYVVFAVTDAEKRTRGGITAFIVEASYPGFSVGKHEKKLGIRASTTTEIIFEDVKVPKENVLGKVGEGFKIAMMTLDGGRNGIAAQALGIAQGALDLATEYSKQRVQFGQSISNFQAIQFKLADMATEIEAARLLTYQAAWLESQGLPYSKQSAMAKVFASEVAVKAASEAVQIFGGYGFSREYPVERFYRDAKITQIYEGTSEVQRMVISRHLLKD, encoded by the coding sequence ATGAACTTTCAACTGACCCAAGACCAAGAAGACATCCGCAAACTGGTACGCAACTTCGCACTCAAGGACGTCGCTCCGACGGCCGCAGAACGCGATGAGAAGGAAGAATTCTCCCATGAAATCTTCAAAAAAATGGCGGAGATCGGCCTGACGGGTATCCCGTGGGCAGAAGAATACGGCGGGGCGGGCATGGACTACGTTTCTTATGTCATCGCCGTCGAAGAACTCTCCCGCGTCTGCGCATCGACCGGCGTTACGCTGTCTGTGCAAACGTCGCTGGCCGGCTGGCCGATCCACGCGTTCGGCAACGAAGAGCAAAAGCAAACCTACCTGCGTCGTCTCGCAGAAGGCACGTCCATCGGCGCATACGGCCTGACCGAACCGGGCTCCGGCACCGATGCAGGCGGCATGCGCACCAACGCTGTGGAAAAAGACGATCACTGGCTGCTCAACGGCTCCAAGATTTTCATCACCAACGGCGGCGTGGCTGACATCTACGTGGTCTTCGCCGTCACCGATGCAGAGAAACGCACTCGCGGCGGCATCACGGCGTTCATCGTCGAAGCTTCCTACCCGGGCTTCTCGGTCGGCAAGCATGAGAAAAAACTCGGCATCCGTGCGTCCACGACCACCGAGATCATTTTCGAAGATGTAAAAGTTCCGAAGGAAAACGTTCTCGGCAAAGTCGGCGAAGGCTTCAAGATCGCGATGATGACCCTCGACGGCGGCCGCAACGGCATCGCGGCGCAAGCACTGGGCATCGCCCAAGGCGCCCTGGACCTCGCAACCGAGTACTCCAAGCAACGCGTGCAATTCGGCCAATCGATCTCGAACTTCCAAGCGATCCAGTTCAAACTGGCAGACATGGCAACCGAGATCGAAGCAGCTCGTCTCTTGACCTACCAAGCGGCATGGCTGGAAAGCCAAGGCCTGCCGTACTCCAAGCAATCGGCGATGGCGAAAGTCTTCGCGTCGGAAGTGGCGGTCAAAGCAGCTTCGGAAGCTGTGCAAATCTTCGGCGGCTACGGCTTCTCCCGCGAGTATCCGGTGGAGCGTTTCTACCGCGATGCGAAAATCACCCAAATCTACGAAGGTACCAGCGAAGTCCAACGCATGGTCATCTCGCGCCACCTTCTGAAGGACTGA